CCGCGGCGCGCAGGGCGAAAAGCCCTTCGCCCGAATGGTTCCCGGCGCTGTCGACGGCTGGCTGCGCGAGGTCGAGCAAGTCTCCGACGGCCCGGTCGACCCCGCGCTGGCGAGGCTCGGGCTGGCCGTAATCCGGGGCCTGCTACTGGATCTCGTGGCCACCGACGACGACGTCGGCGTCGACGCGGCCGCGCGCGCTTTCGCGGAGCTGCTCAGTTAACCGTCGGGCCGAGTCGTACCGACGCTTCAGGTGGCGGTGTGGACGATCAGGACGTCGACCTTGACCCTGCGGGAAACCTCGGACGGGACTGATCCCAGCAGCCGCCCGGCGACGCTGCTGAGCCCGACGTTGCCGACGACCATCAGGTCGGCATGGACCTCTTGGGCGAGCTGCACCAGCACGCTGACGGGGGCACCGACGATCGACCGCTCCTCCACGTCCTTGGCCCCCGCCTGGTGCGCCCGTTCCTTGGCGTTCTGCAGGATCGCGTAGAAAGGGGCTTCCCCAACCGTCCGATAGTCCTGGCCGTGGTCGCTCCCCGGCGGGATGGCGTAGCGGCCGCGTTCCTGGGGGACGGGGAGATGCGCCGTCACAACTATCAGTTTCGCGCCGTGATCCGCGGCGATCGCAGCTGCGCGATCCACCGCGCGCAGCGACGAGTCCGAGCCATCGGTGCCGACCACGACGGTCTGATAGGCGCTCA
The sequence above is drawn from the Mycobacterium marseillense genome and encodes:
- a CDS encoding universal stress protein produces the protein MSAYQTVVVGTDGSDSSLRAVDRAAAIAADHGAKLIVVTAHLPVPQERGRYAIPPGSDHGQDYRTVGEAPFYAILQNAKERAHQAGAKDVEERSIVGAPVSVLVQLAQEVHADLMVVGNVGLSSVAGRLLGSVPSEVSRRVKVDVLIVHTAT